A genome region from Aurantiacibacter sp. MUD61 includes the following:
- a CDS encoding iron-containing alcohol dehydrogenase, whose product MSDFTFHYGPQVTSGIGASGDLAPLLPDGPVLFVTDANLRAIGLTDAALAGLAERDVVIFDDVQEDPHEASVLGALELAREAGTQSVVGFGGGSPMDVAKAAAYLLGSGDDIADIYGVGMAEGQGAPLVLVPTTAGTGSEATNIAILTVGETQKKGIVSNALYATHAVLDASLTTGLPRHVTGATGVDAMVHAIEAYTTRRLKNPISDALAKEALRLLSASLITACEEPDNLEVRDAMLRGSYLAGVAFSNAPCAGVHALAYPLGGHFHVPHGLSNALMLPQVLAHTMPAARELYAELAEVVDPTLASLGTQAKAQGFVEAMRDLAIAAGLSPRLADVGISQGDLDLLADEAMLQTRLLQNNMIDITRDDARRMYEAAL is encoded by the coding sequence ATGAGTGATTTCACATTCCACTACGGCCCACAGGTCACGTCTGGCATCGGCGCAAGCGGCGATCTCGCACCGCTTTTGCCCGATGGACCGGTACTGTTTGTGACCGACGCGAATTTGCGCGCGATTGGCCTGACGGATGCGGCTCTGGCTGGGCTGGCCGAACGCGATGTTGTGATATTTGATGACGTGCAGGAGGACCCGCATGAAGCGAGCGTTCTCGGTGCGCTCGAACTGGCGCGCGAAGCGGGGACGCAGTCTGTCGTCGGGTTTGGCGGTGGTTCGCCAATGGATGTCGCCAAGGCGGCGGCCTATCTGCTCGGCAGCGGGGATGACATCGCGGATATCTACGGCGTCGGAATGGCTGAGGGGCAGGGCGCTCCACTGGTGCTCGTGCCGACGACTGCGGGCACCGGCTCCGAAGCCACGAATATTGCCATCCTCACGGTGGGTGAGACGCAGAAGAAGGGCATCGTCAGCAATGCGCTCTATGCGACTCATGCCGTGCTCGATGCGAGCCTTACCACCGGCCTGCCGCGCCATGTGACAGGGGCGACCGGTGTGGATGCGATGGTGCATGCGATCGAGGCCTATACGACCAGGCGGCTCAAGAACCCGATCTCGGATGCATTGGCGAAAGAGGCGCTGCGGCTGCTGTCCGCCAGTCTCATCACCGCGTGCGAGGAGCCGGATAATCTGGAAGTGCGCGACGCCATGCTCCGTGGTAGCTATCTGGCGGGTGTGGCCTTTTCCAATGCGCCCTGTGCTGGCGTCCATGCGCTCGCCTATCCGCTTGGCGGGCATTTCCATGTGCCACACGGCCTCTCCAACGCGCTGATGCTGCCGCAGGTGCTCGCCCATACCATGCCTGCCGCGCGCGAGCTTTATGCAGAACTGGCCGAAGTGGTAGACCCGACACTGGCGAGCCTCGGTACGCAGGCGAAAGCGCAGGGCTTTGTGGAGGCCATGCGCGATCTGGCGATTGCGGCGGGCCTTTCGCCGCGCCTTGCCGATGTTGGCATAAGCCAAGGGGATCTCGATCTGCTGGCCGATGAAGCCATGCTGCAAACCCGCCTGCTGCAGAACAATATGATCGACATCACCCGCGATGATGCGCGGCGGATGTATGAGGCTGCACTATGA
- a CDS encoding alpha/beta hydrolase family protein yields the protein MRLALSRRMFMAAALAAPLALHLPVEASTGGQGSQVIELPLGDDRAVPLTIWEPEAAQGVALFSHGYNSWPTAYDALAQRLSSLGYVVLAPLHPDSLRSEQAGQISPQDSFRARLENMAATSAFAATQFPDLPVIAAGHSFGSLDAMLLGGASAGGARLRDTRVTAVLGFSSPGLVPGLIDASSFVGIDVPMLLISGTQDTVPGLVDDAEQHLVPVQQSGTAAWGLVLEGASHDFAADDAMLGRAWPVVSAFLGSQGQPDPSAGLVGISLAAGDRMILSEGAER from the coding sequence ATGAGGCTCGCGCTATCGCGCCGGATGTTTATGGCGGCGGCATTGGCTGCGCCCCTCGCTTTGCATCTTCCAGTGGAGGCGAGCACGGGCGGCCAAGGGTCGCAGGTTATCGAGCTGCCACTCGGTGATGACCGTGCGGTGCCTCTTACCATCTGGGAACCCGAAGCTGCGCAAGGTGTCGCGCTCTTTTCGCATGGGTATAATAGCTGGCCGACCGCGTACGACGCCCTTGCACAGCGACTGAGTTCTTTGGGCTACGTCGTTCTTGCACCCTTGCATCCGGATTCCTTGCGTTCGGAGCAAGCCGGCCAGATTTCTCCGCAGGACAGTTTCCGCGCGCGGCTAGAGAACATGGCGGCCACTTCGGCCTTTGCAGCGACGCAATTCCCGGACTTACCGGTTATCGCGGCAGGTCATAGTTTCGGAAGCCTCGACGCGATGCTGCTTGGCGGTGCATCTGCCGGAGGCGCCCGATTGCGCGATACGCGTGTCACTGCCGTGCTCGGTTTTTCTAGCCCGGGGCTGGTGCCGGGGCTGATTGACGCGAGCAGCTTTGTCGGGATTGACGTGCCGATGCTCCTTATTTCTGGTACCCAGGACACGGTACCCGGACTGGTCGATGACGCAGAGCAACACCTTGTTCCTGTTCAACAAAGCGGAACGGCGGCATGGGGCCTCGTTCTCGAGGGCGCATCTCATGATTTTGCCGCAGACGATGCAATGCTCGGGCGCGCATGGCCCGTTGTGAGCGCTTTCCTTGGTTCGCAAGGTCAGCCAGACCCGAGCGCAGGTTTGGTCGGAATTTCTCTGGCTGCCGGTGATCGAATGATACTGAGTGAAGGAGCGGAGCGATGA
- a CDS encoding dihydrolipoamide acetyltransferase family protein, translated as MARYSHPMPDIGEGITEAEIVTWQKQVGDRVEEDEEVVDMMTDKATVPLESPVTGKLVEIAGEAGDMVAIGSPIFVIEVEGEVPDDVAEEAEAAEAAPAPKDEEVEKRIEVENPDPSDQEDAAKAAPEEPTPARPEPVEGRKDETSEYRASTSSARTDSGDSSKVLATPAVRKRARDMGIDLAQVKAAEDGRVRHADLDAFISYSGGYAGAGKARADEEIKVIGLRKRIAENMAAAKRNIPHFTYVEECDVTELERTRAQLNDNRGDKPKLTMLPLLITAICKVLPDFPMINARFDDEAKVVTRHGSVHLGMATMTDNGLMVPVIRDAQGKNLYQLANDIQRLANAARDGSAKSEELSGSTLTITSLGPLGGVATTPVINRPEVAIIGPNRIVERPMFVTQPDGSERVEKRKLMNISISCDHRVVDGYDAAAFVQEVKKMIEAPARILAG; from the coding sequence ATGGCACGTTACTCGCACCCCATGCCCGACATCGGTGAAGGCATCACCGAAGCGGAAATCGTCACCTGGCAAAAGCAGGTCGGCGACCGTGTCGAGGAAGACGAAGAAGTCGTCGACATGATGACCGACAAGGCCACCGTGCCGCTGGAAAGCCCGGTGACCGGCAAGCTCGTCGAGATCGCTGGCGAAGCTGGCGACATGGTCGCCATCGGCAGCCCGATCTTCGTGATCGAAGTCGAAGGCGAAGTGCCTGACGATGTGGCTGAAGAGGCAGAAGCTGCCGAAGCTGCGCCTGCGCCGAAGGACGAAGAAGTCGAAAAGCGCATCGAAGTCGAAAATCCCGATCCGTCTGACCAAGAAGATGCGGCGAAGGCGGCTCCCGAAGAACCCACACCCGCTCGTCCTGAGCCTGTCGAAGGGCGAAAAGACGAAACGTCGGAATATCGCGCTTCGACAAGCTCAGCACGAACGGACTCCGGCGATAGTTCCAAGGTCCTCGCCACTCCCGCCGTGCGGAAGCGCGCACGCGACATGGGTATCGATCTCGCGCAGGTGAAAGCGGCTGAGGACGGCCGTGTGCGCCATGCCGATCTCGACGCCTTCATTTCCTATTCGGGCGGCTATGCCGGAGCCGGAAAGGCGCGTGCGGACGAGGAAATCAAAGTCATCGGCCTGCGCAAGCGCATCGCCGAGAACATGGCAGCAGCCAAGCGCAACATTCCGCACTTCACCTATGTTGAGGAATGCGATGTGACCGAGCTGGAGCGCACCCGCGCGCAGCTCAATGACAATCGCGGGGACAAGCCCAAGCTCACCATGCTCCCGCTGCTGATCACCGCGATCTGCAAGGTGCTGCCCGATTTCCCAATGATCAACGCCCGCTTCGATGACGAGGCGAAGGTGGTGACGCGCCACGGCAGTGTGCATCTGGGCATGGCGACGATGACCGATAACGGCTTGATGGTCCCTGTCATTCGCGATGCGCAGGGCAAGAACCTGTACCAGCTCGCCAATGACATCCAGCGCCTCGCCAACGCCGCGCGCGATGGCAGCGCGAAGTCGGAAGAGCTTTCCGGCTCGACGCTGACAATTACGTCGCTCGGCCCTTTGGGCGGTGTTGCGACAACGCCGGTCATCAATCGGCCGGAAGTCGCTATCATCGGCCCGAATCGCATCGTCGAACGCCCGATGTTCGTGACCCAGCCTGACGGCAGCGAGCGGGTGGAAAAGCGCAAGCTTATGAACATTTCGATCAGCTGCGATCACCGGGTTGTCGATGGCTATGACGCCGCTGCATTCGTGCAGGAAGTGAAGAAAATGATCGAGGCCCCGGCACGCATTCTGGCGGGCTGA
- a CDS encoding thymidylate synthase, whose translation MSDSSRHPEWQYLDLMRHIWEHGDKRIDRTGVGTRSVFGTMLRFDLGDDRIPLLTTKRVFWKAAVREMLWFLTGDTNIRPLLQQGVRIWSDWPLAKYRQKSGEDISQEDFEKRIVEDEAFAANWGDLGPVYGKQWVDWPTYEYGADGKYTKGPGINQVAEVVESLKSNPGSRRHIIEGWNVAELARMALPPCHKTYQFHVAGEGDQARLNCLLYQRSCDVALGLPFNLVGAAVLTRMMAAQTGLQPGELVWSGGDTHLYLNHTELVEEQLTREPAGTPRLTLLRKPPTIFDYRFEDFEVSDYEPQGILRAPVAV comes from the coding sequence ATGAGTGATTCCTCGCGCCACCCGGAATGGCAATATCTCGATCTCATGCGCCATATCTGGGAGCATGGGGACAAGCGGATTGACCGCACGGGCGTGGGCACGCGCTCCGTTTTCGGAACAATGCTGCGCTTCGATCTGGGCGATGATCGCATCCCGCTGCTCACCACCAAACGCGTGTTCTGGAAGGCCGCCGTGCGCGAGATGCTGTGGTTCCTGACAGGCGACACGAACATCCGGCCGCTGCTGCAGCAAGGCGTGCGCATCTGGTCTGACTGGCCACTCGCCAAATACCGCCAGAAAAGCGGCGAGGATATTTCGCAGGAAGACTTCGAAAAGCGCATTGTCGAGGACGAGGCCTTTGCCGCCAATTGGGGCGATCTGGGGCCGGTCTATGGCAAGCAGTGGGTCGACTGGCCGACTTACGAATACGGAGCGGATGGCAAATACACCAAGGGCCCCGGCATCAATCAGGTCGCCGAAGTGGTCGAAAGCCTCAAGAGCAATCCGGGCAGTCGCCGTCACATCATCGAAGGGTGGAACGTCGCGGAGCTCGCCCGGATGGCGCTGCCGCCCTGTCACAAGACCTATCAGTTCCACGTCGCGGGTGAGGGCGATCAGGCGCGGCTGAATTGCCTGCTGTACCAGCGCAGCTGCGATGTCGCTCTTGGCCTGCCGTTCAACCTGGTTGGCGCGGCGGTGCTCACCCGCATGATGGCGGCGCAAACGGGCCTGCAACCCGGCGAACTGGTGTGGAGCGGAGGGGATACCCACCTCTATCTCAACCATACGGAGCTGGTCGAAGAACAGCTGACGCGGGAACCGGCGGGGACGCCGCGCCTTACTTTGTTGAGGAAGCCGCCGACGATTTTCGATTATCGTTTCGAAGACTTCGAAGTGAGCGATTACGAGCCACAGGGCATCCTGCGCGCACCGGTGGCGGTCTAA
- a CDS encoding NAD-dependent epimerase/dehydratase family protein yields the protein MRVLITGAAGFIGAALVDALLARGDSVIGLDDCNAYYDPQLKADRISRLEGRGGDFTFHKVNFADMAALSAALDGESFDAIVHLGAQAGVRYSIENPAAYVQSNVVGHANMLEIARHREVEHMVYASSSSVYGGNDKLPFSVDDRADHPVSLYAATKRADEMMSESYAHLYRIPLTGLRFFTVYGPWGRPDMAMWIFTKKILAGEPIPVFNKGEMWRDFTYIEDIVAGVVAALDNPPADDGNVKAGGSSKPHALYNIGNNRSEKLTRVIELLGEACGREVQIDWQPMQKGDVQRTYADIEAIERDLGYAPSTTIDEGVPRFVDWYRHYTGE from the coding sequence ATGCGGGTTCTCATCACCGGAGCGGCAGGCTTTATCGGGGCGGCTTTGGTCGATGCCCTGCTGGCGCGCGGTGACAGCGTGATCGGGCTAGATGACTGCAATGCCTATTACGATCCGCAGCTGAAGGCAGACCGGATCTCCCGTCTCGAAGGACGGGGAGGGGACTTCACGTTCCACAAGGTCAATTTTGCCGACATGGCAGCGCTCTCTGCGGCGCTTGATGGCGAGAGTTTCGACGCGATCGTTCACTTGGGTGCGCAGGCGGGCGTCCGCTATTCGATCGAGAATCCGGCGGCTTACGTCCAGTCCAATGTCGTGGGCCATGCCAACATGCTGGAGATCGCGCGCCACCGCGAGGTAGAGCATATGGTCTATGCCAGCTCCTCCAGCGTTTATGGCGGAAACGACAAATTGCCTTTCAGCGTCGATGACCGCGCGGATCATCCCGTCAGCCTCTACGCCGCGACCAAGCGGGCGGATGAGATGATGAGCGAAAGCTACGCCCATCTCTACCGCATCCCTCTAACCGGCCTGCGCTTCTTCACCGTCTATGGCCCGTGGGGCCGCCCTGACATGGCGATGTGGATTTTCACGAAGAAGATCCTCGCCGGCGAACCCATCCCGGTTTTCAACAAAGGCGAGATGTGGCGCGATTTCACTTACATCGAGGATATCGTCGCAGGCGTTGTTGCAGCGCTCGACAATCCGCCTGCCGATGATGGCAATGTGAAAGCGGGTGGATCTTCGAAGCCACACGCGCTCTACAACATCGGCAACAATCGCTCCGAAAAGCTGACCCGCGTGATCGAGCTTTTGGGCGAGGCATGTGGCCGCGAAGTGCAGATCGACTGGCAACCGATGCAAAAGGGCGATGTGCAGCGGACCTATGCCGATATCGAAGCGATCGAGCGCGATCTGGGCTATGCGCCCAGCACCACAATCGACGAAGGCGTGCCGCGTTTTGTCGACTGGTATCGTCACTATACGGGCGAATGA
- a CDS encoding alpha-ketoacid dehydrogenase subunit beta → MNMIEAINSALDVMLDRDDNVTLLGEDIGYFGGVFRCTAGLQEKYGKTRVFDTPISECGIIGVAVGMGAYGLRPVPEIQFADYIYPGLDQLISEAARLRYRSAGEFIAPMTVRSPFGGGIFGGQTHSQSPEAIFTHVSGLKTVIPATPYDAKGLLISCIEDNDPVIFFEPKRIYNGPFNGYYDKPAKSWKEHPEAQVPEGYYKIPLGKARQVTDGDQLTILAYGTMVHVVESVCREKGVEAEILDLRTLVPLDIEAIEASIERTGRCLIVHEATRTSGFGAELSALVTERCFYHLEAPVERVTGFDTPYPHSLEWAYFPGPVRIGEAIDKILQD, encoded by the coding sequence ATGAACATGATCGAGGCGATCAATTCCGCGCTCGACGTCATGCTGGACCGCGATGACAACGTCACCCTGCTGGGCGAGGACATCGGTTATTTCGGCGGCGTGTTCCGCTGCACTGCCGGCCTGCAGGAAAAATACGGCAAGACCCGCGTGTTCGATACGCCGATTTCCGAATGCGGCATTATCGGTGTCGCGGTGGGAATGGGGGCCTATGGCCTGCGCCCGGTGCCCGAAATCCAGTTCGCCGATTACATCTATCCCGGGCTTGACCAGCTGATTTCCGAAGCGGCGCGCTTGCGCTACCGCTCGGCGGGTGAGTTCATCGCCCCGATGACGGTGCGCAGCCCGTTTGGCGGCGGTATTTTCGGCGGACAGACGCACTCGCAAAGTCCCGAAGCGATCTTCACCCATGTCTCCGGCCTGAAAACAGTAATTCCCGCGACGCCCTACGACGCGAAGGGCCTGCTGATCAGCTGTATCGAAGACAATGATCCGGTGATCTTCTTCGAGCCGAAGCGTATCTATAACGGCCCGTTCAACGGCTATTACGACAAGCCCGCCAAGAGCTGGAAAGAACATCCTGAGGCGCAGGTGCCGGAGGGGTATTACAAGATCCCGCTCGGCAAGGCGCGGCAGGTGACCGACGGCGACCAGCTTACCATTCTCGCCTATGGCACGATGGTGCATGTGGTGGAGAGCGTGTGCCGGGAAAAGGGCGTTGAGGCTGAAATCCTCGATCTGCGCACTCTCGTTCCGCTCGATATCGAAGCGATCGAAGCATCCATCGAACGCACCGGCCGCTGCCTGATCGTGCATGAGGCGACGCGCACATCCGGCTTCGGCGCAGAGCTTTCCGCGCTGGTGACAGAGCGTTGCTTTTACCACCTCGAGGCTCCGGTCGAACGCGTCACCGGCTTCGACACACCCTATCCGCACAGCCTCGAATGGGCGTATTTCCCCGGTCCCGTCCGCATTGGCGAGGCCATCGACAAGATTTTGCAGGACTGA
- a CDS encoding 3-methyl-2-oxobutanoate dehydrogenase (2-methylpropanoyl-transferring) subunit alpha encodes MAKAGDKEGSNRPALALHVPEPKYRPGDKVDFSHIQVPEAGAAPRPDEACEAKETYPLCDDLIRVLGDDDKAHGPWDPRLDADTLRRMLREMALTRAFDTRMYRAQRQGKTSFYMKCTGEEATSVCATHALAGDDMIFPSYRQQGCLIARGYEPEEMINQIYSNKADKLKGRQLPIMYCSKRLSFFTISGNLATQLPQATGFAMASASKGDSRIAATWVGEGSTAEGDFHSALTFATVYNAPVIFNVINNQWAISSFSGFAGAERATFAARAIGYGMAGLRVDGNDPLAVYAAERWAADRARANGGPTLIEHFTYRAEGHSTSDDPSQYRSAEERDEWPMGDPVMRLKNHLIALGEWSEEQQEEQDAELDNMVKQAQKDAEKNGILGHGLHHPFHTMFEDVFEELPWHLEEQADQAIRERQIKFPEDPAE; translated from the coding sequence ATGGCCAAAGCCGGCGACAAAGAGGGCAGCAACCGCCCTGCGCTAGCGCTCCATGTGCCGGAGCCGAAATACCGGCCCGGCGACAAAGTCGATTTCAGCCATATCCAGGTGCCGGAAGCAGGCGCGGCACCGCGTCCTGATGAGGCGTGCGAGGCGAAAGAAACCTATCCGCTGTGCGATGATCTCATCCGTGTTCTGGGTGATGATGACAAGGCGCACGGGCCTTGGGATCCGCGGCTTGATGCCGATACGCTTCGCCGCATGCTGCGCGAAATGGCGCTGACCCGCGCTTTCGACACGCGCATGTATCGCGCCCAGCGGCAGGGCAAAACCAGCTTCTACATGAAGTGTACGGGTGAAGAGGCGACCAGCGTCTGCGCCACCCATGCTCTTGCCGGGGATGACATGATTTTCCCCAGCTACCGCCAGCAGGGCTGCCTGATCGCGCGCGGTTATGAGCCTGAGGAGATGATCAACCAGATCTATTCCAACAAGGCCGACAAGCTGAAGGGCCGCCAGCTGCCGATCATGTACTGCTCGAAGCGGCTCAGCTTCTTCACGATCAGCGGCAACCTTGCGACCCAGCTTCCGCAGGCGACCGGCTTTGCGATGGCGAGCGCTAGCAAGGGCGATTCGCGTATCGCTGCCACTTGGGTGGGTGAGGGCAGCACGGCGGAAGGCGACTTCCACTCCGCGCTGACTTTCGCGACCGTCTACAACGCGCCGGTCATTTTCAACGTCATCAACAACCAGTGGGCGATTTCGTCCTTCTCCGGCTTTGCGGGTGCCGAGCGGGCAACGTTCGCCGCGCGCGCCATCGGCTATGGCATGGCGGGCCTGCGGGTGGACGGCAACGATCCGCTCGCCGTTTATGCTGCCGAACGCTGGGCAGCGGACCGCGCTCGCGCCAATGGCGGGCCGACGCTGATCGAGCACTTTACCTACCGCGCCGAGGGACATTCGACGTCGGACGACCCAAGCCAATATCGCTCCGCCGAAGAGCGTGACGAATGGCCGATGGGCGACCCGGTCATGCGGCTCAAGAACCACCTCATTGCTCTTGGCGAATGGTCTGAGGAGCAGCAGGAAGAGCAGGACGCAGAACTCGATAACATGGTGAAGCAGGCGCAGAAGGATGCCGAAAAGAACGGTATCCTCGGCCACGGCCTGCACCACCCGTTCCACACCATGTTCGAAGATGTCTTCGAGGAACTGCCCTGGCATCTGGAAGAGCAGGCCGATCAGGCGATCCGCGAGAGGCAGATCAAATTCCCGGAGGATCCGGCAGAATGA